The Mustela erminea isolate mMusErm1 chromosome 18, mMusErm1.Pri, whole genome shotgun sequence genome has a window encoding:
- the PIGW gene encoding phosphatidylinositol-glycan biosynthesis class W protein isoform X2, producing the protein MSQKQMKEAFVSNHNGTSVLEVTQGLCLPAFCILCRGLLIILSQHLCSSHTWRTRFFTDFVFLIVPLVATLTILSSFVLLEHLAVIILGAGLFYQIYCRRTCCARMPVQKILEKFLKIGLESEYVPAISCFRVINSAFTAIAILAVDFPLFPRRFAKTELYGTGAMDFGVGGFIFGTAMVCPEVRRKYTDGSRFYYLTKSLYSVWPLVFLGVGRLVIIKSIGYQEHLTEYGVHWNFFFTLIVVKLLTSLLLSIFPLNKSWIMAISIIVLYQLALDFTPLKRLILYGTDGSGTRIGLLNANREGIISTLGYVAIHMAGVQTGSYMLKKRSHVKDWVKGTYHILLTAISLFISLYIVQVNVEVVSRRMANLAFCIWIIASSLILLSSLLLCDIILSFAKFLIKGAIVPCSWKPIQLSATNKKHSESLVSEAERKEPSLCLITAMNRNQLIFFLLSNITTGLINLLVDTLHSSTLWALIVLNLYMFTNCLIIYVLHLQDKTIKFW; encoded by the coding sequence atgtctcAAAAGCAGATGAAGGAAGCTTTTGTCAGTAACCACAATGGAACCAGTGTGCTTGAAGTCACCCAGGGCCTATGCTTACCTGCATTCTGTATCCTGTGCAGAGGGCTTCTGATCATTCTCTCACAGCACTTGTGCTCTTCACATACCTGGAGAACTAGATTCTTCACTGACTTTGTTTTCCTAATAGTTCCCCTGGTGGCCACTTTGACcattttgtcttcatttgtcCTCCTTGAGCACCTTGCTGTAATTATCCTTGGGGCAGGGCTATTCTATCAAATATACTGCAGGAGAACTTGCTGTGCCAGAATGCCTGTccagaaaatacttgaaaaattcttgaaaattggTCTAGAATCAGAATACGTTCCAGCCATCTCTTGTTTCCGTGTAATTAACAGTGCATTTACTGCTATTGCCATTTTGGCTGTGGACTTCCCACTTTTTCCCAGAAGATTTGCCAAAACTGAGCTCTATGGGACAGGAGCAATGGATTTTGGAGTAGGAGGTTTTATTTTTGGGACTGCAATGGTTTGTCCAGAGGTTAGGAGAAAATATACTGACGGGTCCAGATTTTATTATCTTACAAAGTCACTGTACTCTGTTTGGCCACTAGTCTTCCTAGGAGTAGGACGATTAGTCATTATAAAATCCATAGGCTATCAGGAACATTTAACTGAATATGGAGTTcactggaactttttttttaccttaatagTTGTGAAACTGTTAACATCActgcttttaagtatttttcctctAAATAAATCCTGGATTATGGCCATTAGCATTATTGTGTTATACCAGCTAGCCCTTGACTTTACCCCACTGAAAAGGTTAATTTTGTATGGCACTGATGGCAGTGGAACAAGGATTGGTTTATTAAATGCCAACCGAGAAGGAATAATCTCTACTTTGGGATATGTGGCAATTCATATGGCTGGTGTGCAAACAGGGTCATATATGCTTAAAAAAAGATCACATGTCAAAGACTGGGTAAAAGGAACATACCACATTCTGCTGACAGCTATTAGCCTCTTCATATCTCTTTACATAGTTCAGGTAAATGTAGAAGTAGTATCTCGGAGAATGGCCAATTTAGCTTTTTGTATTTGGATAATTGCTTCTAGCCTGATACTTCTTAGTAGTTTATTACTGTGTGATATAATTTTGAGTTTTGCCAAATTTCTAATTAAAGGGGCTATAGTACCATGTTCTTGGAAACCAATCCAGTTATCTGCcacaaataaaaagcattcagaaTCTCTAGTCTCTGAAGCTGAAAGAAAGGAACCCAGTCTTTGTTTAATCACAGCTATGAACAGAaaccagttaatttttttcttgctgtcaAATATAACTACTGGTTTGATCAACCTGTTAGTAGATACATTACACAGCAGTACCTTGTGGGCCTTAATTGTGCTCAATCTCTATATGTTTACCAACtgtttaattatatatgtgttaCACTTGCAAGATAAGACTATAAAATTTTGGTGA
- the PIGW gene encoding phosphatidylinositol-glycan biosynthesis class W protein isoform X1: MTVNEEEEKMSQKQMKEAFVSNHNGTSVLEVTQGLCLPAFCILCRGLLIILSQHLCSSHTWRTRFFTDFVFLIVPLVATLTILSSFVLLEHLAVIILGAGLFYQIYCRRTCCARMPVQKILEKFLKIGLESEYVPAISCFRVINSAFTAIAILAVDFPLFPRRFAKTELYGTGAMDFGVGGFIFGTAMVCPEVRRKYTDGSRFYYLTKSLYSVWPLVFLGVGRLVIIKSIGYQEHLTEYGVHWNFFFTLIVVKLLTSLLLSIFPLNKSWIMAISIIVLYQLALDFTPLKRLILYGTDGSGTRIGLLNANREGIISTLGYVAIHMAGVQTGSYMLKKRSHVKDWVKGTYHILLTAISLFISLYIVQVNVEVVSRRMANLAFCIWIIASSLILLSSLLLCDIILSFAKFLIKGAIVPCSWKPIQLSATNKKHSESLVSEAERKEPSLCLITAMNRNQLIFFLLSNITTGLINLLVDTLHSSTLWALIVLNLYMFTNCLIIYVLHLQDKTIKFW; the protein is encoded by the exons ATGACTGTGAATGAG gaagaagaaaaaatgtctcAAAAGCAGATGAAGGAAGCTTTTGTCAGTAACCACAATGGAACCAGTGTGCTTGAAGTCACCCAGGGCCTATGCTTACCTGCATTCTGTATCCTGTGCAGAGGGCTTCTGATCATTCTCTCACAGCACTTGTGCTCTTCACATACCTGGAGAACTAGATTCTTCACTGACTTTGTTTTCCTAATAGTTCCCCTGGTGGCCACTTTGACcattttgtcttcatttgtcCTCCTTGAGCACCTTGCTGTAATTATCCTTGGGGCAGGGCTATTCTATCAAATATACTGCAGGAGAACTTGCTGTGCCAGAATGCCTGTccagaaaatacttgaaaaattcttgaaaattggTCTAGAATCAGAATACGTTCCAGCCATCTCTTGTTTCCGTGTAATTAACAGTGCATTTACTGCTATTGCCATTTTGGCTGTGGACTTCCCACTTTTTCCCAGAAGATTTGCCAAAACTGAGCTCTATGGGACAGGAGCAATGGATTTTGGAGTAGGAGGTTTTATTTTTGGGACTGCAATGGTTTGTCCAGAGGTTAGGAGAAAATATACTGACGGGTCCAGATTTTATTATCTTACAAAGTCACTGTACTCTGTTTGGCCACTAGTCTTCCTAGGAGTAGGACGATTAGTCATTATAAAATCCATAGGCTATCAGGAACATTTAACTGAATATGGAGTTcactggaactttttttttaccttaatagTTGTGAAACTGTTAACATCActgcttttaagtatttttcctctAAATAAATCCTGGATTATGGCCATTAGCATTATTGTGTTATACCAGCTAGCCCTTGACTTTACCCCACTGAAAAGGTTAATTTTGTATGGCACTGATGGCAGTGGAACAAGGATTGGTTTATTAAATGCCAACCGAGAAGGAATAATCTCTACTTTGGGATATGTGGCAATTCATATGGCTGGTGTGCAAACAGGGTCATATATGCTTAAAAAAAGATCACATGTCAAAGACTGGGTAAAAGGAACATACCACATTCTGCTGACAGCTATTAGCCTCTTCATATCTCTTTACATAGTTCAGGTAAATGTAGAAGTAGTATCTCGGAGAATGGCCAATTTAGCTTTTTGTATTTGGATAATTGCTTCTAGCCTGATACTTCTTAGTAGTTTATTACTGTGTGATATAATTTTGAGTTTTGCCAAATTTCTAATTAAAGGGGCTATAGTACCATGTTCTTGGAAACCAATCCAGTTATCTGCcacaaataaaaagcattcagaaTCTCTAGTCTCTGAAGCTGAAAGAAAGGAACCCAGTCTTTGTTTAATCACAGCTATGAACAGAaaccagttaatttttttcttgctgtcaAATATAACTACTGGTTTGATCAACCTGTTAGTAGATACATTACACAGCAGTACCTTGTGGGCCTTAATTGTGCTCAATCTCTATATGTTTACCAACtgtttaattatatatgtgttaCACTTGCAAGATAAGACTATAAAATTTTGGTGA